The following DNA comes from Blastocatellia bacterium.
ATGACTCACAAAATCAAGTAAAAAGATAAGTAATGGCTAAAAAGAAAAAAGACAAAGAAAGGTTAAAAAGGTTAAAAGAAAGCCGCTACAGAGTTGCTCCGGCCTGAGCATAACAAAGTCAAGGACTAGAATTAACAGAATCATCCATAAAAAGTAAGTAAAGAGTGCCAAGAAGTAAAAAGAATACGATCAAAAGAGTGCGTAAATCGCCCCAAAAAGCACGTCTGGAAAGAGAACCTCTAGCCTCGTGATAAAGAGAAGTACCCATCTCCAAAATTAAGTGAGAAATAAAGGCTAATAAATTCAACAAATAAAAATCATGGATAAATTATGCTGACCATGACCATAATTATGAGTAATATGGTAACCATGATTTTTTTGGATATTAAATTGCTCATTTTCAATTTTCCAACGACTACGACCAATGAGAAAAAGCTCACAGACATTATATTTAGTAACAGTAAAATCAGTAACCCAACTATTATGATAGAGTAAGTTATTAGAAGAGTCACGTTCCCAAACTTCAAAGTAGTTTAGTTTTACTTTTTTACTTTTGGTTAAATCAATTTGATTTAGAATCCTATATTCATAATGTCTAATTTTTTACCAACTTGAGATGTCCAACTTCCTTGCTCAATTAATCCTTGCAACTGATGTTGCTGTATTTGCTCTGCTAACTCAAGATGTGAAGTATCTTTCGCCACTAAGACAAATTCACACCTATTTTCTCTTAGATCTTCTATAAATGGCTCATGTGAGTAAATATCATCTCCTATTATACATATTCTTAGCTGTCTATGTTCTTTTCTAATTCTCTCTATCAGTCTTTTTCCTGCATTGATCTCACAATCTTGTTTGTTTGTCCCATATGTATTTTTTACTTCTTCTACATCCAATGGCAATACTTGATGTGTTCCACTTTTTATTATTGTTGCTGATACTACCATATGGGAATAATGCGGTATTCCTTTTACATACTCTTTTTTCAAACATCCTTCACATTCTATTTTTAATGAATGAAAATACTCACTCCCATCTAGGGCTATTGTATAATAGTCTTTTCCTTCTATTTCACTTACCCACCTTTTGGCCCATCCCACTTGCCTTATCTTCTCAAATAATTTCCCTACCACCCTCCTTATTGGTTTTTTCTTTTTCATTCTTCTTTGAAACTCTAATAGGCTTTCGTTTTGAAAAAACATCATTGCAAACCCCGCCATTAATACATCGTGCATTTCCCATGTCACGCTTTTGGCTCTTCTTTTATCTGGCACTTTCTTAAATTCTTCTGTCAGTATTTCTACTATTGCTTCTAGTGTTAAACTTTTTAGTGGTCTCATTTTTTAGTTTACTTTTTTATTTTAATGCGTGAAAACTCTTTTCCCTTTTTTTTTAACTCCTTTTTTTACTTCATTTATTTTCTCTTGCGGGTGTTATTAAAGTGTTTTTTTTTTTCTTAAGTAAGAAAAAAGGAAGAAGAAACATAGCAGTTAATTTTTCTTTAAATACTAAACCACTAAAAAAATATACAAATTTTTTCCTAGAGTTAGCAAAAAAATTAAAAAAATAAATATAATTTTTTGAGGGTCAAAATGAACCCCCCTTTAAAACCCACCAAATAGATATAGGTGATGCCCAATAAGCAAAAGATAACAACCAATTATTAGTTAATTTTTTAACTAATAAAGTATTAAAAAACTCAATAATTGTTAGTGCAAATTTTATACAAAAAAGACTTGGATAAATATAAGTTACTATTTGATCAAAAACTAATGCCAAAATAGGGTAGTTAAAGGGCAAATGGTTCCAAGCGACAAACTTTAATTGTGGATAAAAAGCAATTAGGTTTTGATTAATAGCTGAATAACCATAAGCTTATTTATAACTAATCCCCAACTAATATGGCGAAGCGTATCACCTGTGTTTATAGTTGTTTGACAACAATAATAAAACGTAATATTGCAACTAAAATAAACCCTAACACAATTACATATTTATTACTAAAAAAAGAGGTTAGAGATTTTGTTTTTAAAGTAGAAGAGTTTTTTTCCATGGATTTAACTATTGGTTTTTAATGTAGGAAATTCTTTGCATTTTACAGGTTATAATTAAATCTGAAAACTTAAAAATTTCCTACATTGTTCTTAGAAAAAGTGAAAACCTAGCCTTTAATAGTCATTAAAGGGCTAAGACGAGCAACACGCCGAGCAATGCTAGCTTGCTCAACCGTGTTTACTACAGGAGTTATTGCTTTATAAGCAGTCGGGGACTCTTCCTTAAGTCTATCTTGGTATTTTGCCATTATATCTTGTCGTAGTTTTACTTCTATATCATTAGGATCAATAGGCGTTACAACTTTAAGAGGTGCTACAACACTTTTGTAAGTCTCTTGATCCATATTTCGCGCTTGACCTCGTGCAACAGCACGACCAGCACCATGACAAGCACTTGATAAAGCTGTTATGTTTCCCTGACCAGCCATTAAATAGCTTGAATCACCCATAGAGCCAGGAATTATTACTGGATGACCTGTATAACAAAATGGGCTATTTATCGATGGTTCAACGCCTAAAGCCGGACAAGCACCTTTGCGATGTAAATAATTTCCTTTGAAGGTTCATCTTCCCAAATCAAATTATGAGGTGCATCATAAATTAATTTAGCTGAAACCTTGCGACCCAGTATTTGAGAAAAGGCAGCAATTACCATTAAGCCTAAAAAGACGATTAGCAAAAGCAAAATTAGCAGCATTTTTCATTGCATCCAGATAATTTATAGCCATATTTTTATGTCGCCCTTCGATTGGCAAAGGATAAAATCCATGTTCAGGATGAGCCATTGATTTTGGAAAATTTCTTTAGCGCGATCTCGAAAATGTCCCCCTACTAAATGACCCAAACCTACAGAACCTGAATGCACCATAATAGTAATTTGACTAGGTTTTACTCCCAAATATGAGCCGTAGTACCATCAAAAACTTCTGCTATAGATTGAATTTCTACAAAATGATTTCCACCACCAATTGAGCCTATTTGACTATCATAACCAGCCGTCGCATTTGCTGACTGAATAAAATCATCAAAAGCAAAAGTATTTTTTGCTTCTAAGACTCCTTGGAAATGGACAAAGTTAAGATCCTGCATCTGTTGTTGTGCGTCATAATAATTCCATAAACCAACATTAGCATTATCTTTAGAGGTTTCTTGTAGTCCCCACAAGCCTTCTTTAAGCAATGCTTGGCGTTGACGAGATGACAAAGGTAGTTGACGCTTGCCTTGAAAGAAAATTGCTCGAAGTTGTTTTTCAACCTGTTTTTCATTAGCTAATAACTCATCTTGTGTTAAATCAGTTACTAAAAGACGCATTCCACAACAAATGTCATTTCCAATAGCTTGAGGAATAACAAAACCTTGGGCATCAACTACCGTTCCAACAGGTATTCCAGACCCTTTATGAAAATCTGGAGTTAGAATAATTTCTTTGATTTGACTATCTTTATTTCCAAAAAAATCTTGACCAAGTTCTTGTAAGGTTTTTTGTAAAGAAATAAATTCAAGTAATTGATTAACCCCTTCCATACCAATAGTTACATCTTCTCTAGCAAATAGTGTAATAGGTATTTGAAAAGGATTTTTTATGCTAATTCGTACTTTGTCTAAACGCAAAAGTACATCTTCCATCTTAAAAGCCATATGGACTCCAAATATTTAATAAATTGTTAGGATTTTTTTAAGCAAAATTTTTGATTGCTTAAAAGACAATAAGATTAGGTGTGATTTTTTAATCACCTTAATCAAGGGTTTTAAGTGGTTATTAGCAGCCGACCAAAAAAGGATAGTTTATTTATTTGACATTGGCAAGAAATTTGATAGCTTTTACCAAAAAATTTTTATTAAGGTGTTTATGGCAAAAATAGGAACATATAAATGGGCAAAAGAAACTAAAGGTAAGCTGAGTTTTTCCAATTGTTTAGAGTTAAGTCTTGTTGCTATAAAAATGCAGTTGCAACTTTTTACAAAAGACTTTCAGAAAAAACTTGGACTAACTGCTAAAGATATAAAAAAGCTTGACTTAAAGATATTGAAGTTTCACAAACAGACGTTGTTAAAGCATCAGAAGAATTTTGTCGCTCAGTTTCATCTGTTATGCTAGTTAATCATTGTTTGCGAACTTATACTTGGGGAGCATTGCTAGCTTTAAGAGATGGCATAAATTACAACAGAGAAGTTTTTTATATAGCTGCCTTGCTTCATGACATAAGCTTAACGGAAAAATATTGGCAAAAAGACCCACTAACAGAGTGTTTTGCTGTAGAAGGTTCAAAAATTGCTGAAGATTTTTTGGCTAAACAAGCCTTGTCGGACAATTTACGCCACAAAGTTACAGAAGCCATTAGCCTTCATCTAAACATTACTGTAGGGCTAGAATTTGGTGCAGAAGCTCATCTTTTGCACGAAGGCGCGGCCTTTGATGTTATTGGTAATAGATTTGACGAGCTAGACAAAGAAACTATTGAAAAAGTTGTGTTGCTTTATCCTCGTCCTAATTTTAAGTCTGAAATTGCAGCTTTACTTAGTCGTCAAGCGGAAATTAGACCAAAATCACGCACAGGATTTTTTGTTAAATATCTGCAATTTAATCAACGAGTTAAACAAGCACCTTTTCAAGAATAGTTAAAAACTATCTTCAGTTAATTTTTGAGGCTTAGTTTTAGCTCTAAGTGTATTTATTTGTTCTAAAATAATGTTATAGCGAGATTTATTTCCTGTTTGCTGATAAAGCATTAAGGCTCGCTCAAAGTAATTAAGTGCTGCAATATAATCATTGCGGCTTTGTTGAAAATGTCCAGCAGCAACCAACACACGAACAATTAAAATTGCTTCTCCAAGTTTTTGTGCAAGCCTAACAGCAAGTTCCATCGATTCTTCAGCCTGTGCAACTGTGTCATATATTTTTAAATCAACAAACAAAATTAAATAATCACAATAATTAGAAGCTAATATTTTATTGTCTTCTGTTAAGTTTGTAGCTGAATCTAACAGATTTTCCAATTGAGGAAGCTTTTCTGTTAACTCTTGAGCTTTTTTAAGTTGCTGTTTAGCTAAATTTACTTCACCTGCACGCCAGGCGCGGTTAGCTGCAATGCTGCGATGACAAAAGGCTTGTTCTATATCTTTGGCTAACTCAAATTGTCTAGCTGCAAAAGCATTTAAGCTTTGTTCCTGCGAGAGTTCAGACAAAATTTCTGCTGCAATTTTATGTTGGTTTTTACGCTCTATATCAGACCATTTTTCATAAAGCACTTGATAAAGTACATATTGAGTAAAACTGTAATAGTCGTCTTCTGTTGAACCCCTTCAGGGATACGAGCCTCTTTTATTAGCCCATAACGCAAACAATCATCCAGGATTTTTAAGAGCGTGTCTTCATCTAGTCCAACAAATTTTCTTAAAACTTCAAACCCAAAAGTTTCTCCTAAAATACTAGCTTTTTCCAGAACTTGACGCTTTTCTACAGGCAAAAAGCTTAAACGTACTTCAATCAATCGTGCTACGGTTTCAGGTACTTTAATAGTCATCAAGCTATTTGTAATCCATTGTTGACCATCCCAGCTAATTTGGCTTTCTGAGAGCATTAAACGTAGCAAATTTGTTAAATAAAATGGGTTTCCTTCAGTTGCTGTTACTAGTTTAGTTATAGCTTCGTCTGAAATAACAATGGGTGAAAAAATCTTTTCTATTAGTTGTCGAACATCGCTAGCGGCTAGCGGCCCTAGGGCTAATCTTTGTAATTGACGCTGATTTGACATTCTATCTAACCAATTAGCTACCATATTTTCTGGACGTGCTAGCTCTTGGCTACGAGCAGTGAAAAGAAAAAGTATTTGCTTATAGGTTGCTATACTTGTTAAATATATTAAAAAATTAAGGTTAGCTTCGTCAGCTAAATGCAGGTCGTCCAAAGCAATTACTATTGGCTGTTTTTGTGATAGCTGCAAAAAAACTTGTGCTAGCAGTTCAGAAGATTTTTCTGAGCGATTTTCTACTTTAGGCTGAAATAGCGCGGCTGTTGGCATTTTAGACGAAATCTCTAAAATTTCTTCTTGCACATTTGCTGCAATTGAACCAAAAATTTCTTGGAATTTACTTGTATCTGATAATAGTTCTTGTAAATAAGGTTTTATATTTAGAAGTGACCAAAGAGGCGTTACATTGTTGGTAAATTGACCAAAAAAGCAAAGAGTTCCTGTTTCTTGAAACTCTTTTAGAGATTGACTTAAAAGTTGTGATTTACCAATTCCTGCATCACCAGCAATTAAGAGTGCAATAGCTTTTCCTTCGCTTGCTTGTTCATAAGCTTGACGTAGTTTAGCACGTTCTCTTTTACGTGCTACAAAATGCTCAAAAGATAGGGCTTGTTGTGTAGCTTGTTGGAGTTCTGTTTCTGGTGTAGGGCTACTTTTTTTATCTAGTGGTAGGGAAATAAACATTCCTACTGTGCGGCGCAAGTTACGTTTTGGAGCTTGTTTTAGTGCAGCAGCAAACTCGGTAATTGATTGAAAACGCGCTTGGGGATCTTTTTCCAACGCTTTCATTACAGCCGCTTCTATAAGTGGAGAAATATCAAAAACAATATGATGAGGTGGCAAAGCTTTAGCATTTAATTGCTGATAAATTAGCTGCGTTTTGTTTGGAGTATCAAAAGGGGGGACGACCTGTTAGCATATGATAAAGAATCGTTCCTAAAGCATAAATATCAGCACGAGCATCTATTTCAATGCTGCGAAATTGTTCTGGGGCTGTGTAATGTAGTGAGCCAATTAAAGCTCCTGAAGTAATGTTTTTTTAGTGCGTTCTTTTAATTTAACTAGCCCAAAATCAATAATTTTAGTTACTGTGTCGTTACCAATTTGAGACAGAAAAATATTAGAAGGTTTTAAGTCTCGATGAATCATTCCCCGACTATGAGCTTGGGTTAGAGCTTCGCAAACTTCTAAAGTAATTTTTACAGCTTCGTTTACAGTTATTTTGGTCTCAACTTTTAAGCGTTGGGCTAAAGTTTGCCCTTCTAAAAGCTCCATAACTATATAACAAAGCCCATTACTAGTAGTTGCAAAGTCGTAAACCGCTATAATATTTGGGTGTTTTATACTTGCAGCAGCTAAAGCTTCACGGCGAAAACGTTCGCGGGCAACATTGCTTGTTAAAAGTTTAGGATTAAGTATTTTTATTGCTACTGGACGTTGCAGTCCTTGTTGCTCAGCACGGTAAACGCTGCCCATTGAACCATGAGCTAAAAGATTAGTTAATTGGTAAGTATCATTAATTATTGTAGAAATGGGCAAAGAATAATGTAACTGCTCGCCATCGCCTGGGCAAATTTCTAAACTATCGTCATAACAACTACGGCATTGCTTACATTCTCTCATTCTTTTGCTCTTAAGTAATATTTGATAGTGTTTTTGAAGTAAACTTAATTGTTGGCTATTTTATAACTTATTTAGAGAGGAAAACAAAGTCATAAAATATAAGCCTAAGATGGACATATGCAACTTTGTTCAATATCTTTTAGTTTGATTTCAACACAATCAACTTGTTTTGCTGTGTTTGGAATTAAATAGTATTGAGAAATATTTTCCCAATCTTTATCTCTTAAAGTTACAATACCACTTAAAAAATAGCTCACCCAGGAATTTCCTATTTTGGAGCTAGCTGATTCTTGAGTCAATTTATTCATAGAAATATTTGCATATTCATCATCAAGTTCAAACCCAAGGTAATTTCTGCCTAGTCTCCTAGCTGCAACTGCTGTAGTTCCTGTTCCTGAAAATGGATCAAATACAATATCTCCTTCATCCGTTGACATTAAAATAACACGTTCTAAAAGATGTAATGGAAGTTGACAAGGATGATCATCTCGATATTTGTTATGTTTAACTCGGTGAATGTCTGTCCATACATCTGAAACAAGAGGCCCAAAAGGATGCAGAGCAGCTTTTTTACCTCCGTAATCTTTTTGTAGGTAATTACATTTTCGACAACGTTTATGTGGATATCTAATTTCATAAAACTTATTTTTCTTTGTATCTTTTGCATAATAAAGCATTCCATAATGTGAGGGTTGCAAGGTTTTTCCCATCGGCATAGTAGGTGCGTCCCAGCAAATCCAATGCTTAAAATCAGCTATTTTATTAAGCATAGAGGAATAATACGTCAGCCATTTTGGAATATTATGTAAGAAAATAGATCCTGTTGGTTTAGTTACACGCACTGTTTCTTTAATCCATTGTTCACACCAATCTAAATAATCTTGGATAATAAGGCTATCTTTATGGGAGTTATATTTTTTTTTTAGGTTAAATGGAGGATCTGCAAAAGTTATATCTACACTTTCATCAGGGATTAACTTAAATAATTCTATACAGTCGCCTTTTATGATTTTATTAAGATATTTATCAATCATTTTGGAAATTCCTTAATTAAGGAAGTTTTAAATCATTATATCGTTTGGGGAAAAGGTCTTTTCTCCTCCTGCTTGACGAGCTTTTAGGTAAAAAAGCGCGTAACCTATTCCAATTATTGGACAAAGTAGAGTACAAATAACAATACTTAAAATAATTCCTAAAGAAACAGTAGTTATTTCAATGGCAATATCTGAGGAAGTACGGCTATAGCTTATATGGTTAATAAATGACCAACCCAGCATAATTGCTAAAATTGAGACATTTATCATTACAAATACAAATAAAGGAAAAATTTTTCCTATACTACCTTCTAGTTTTTCTACTAAAGCTTTAGAGCGATCCAAAGCAGCTTGACCTTCTAGGTTTTCCCAAAGCGTGACGGGAGAATAAAGCCATTTTCCCGCTAAAAAGTCTTTTCTAAGTGTTAAGCCTGTTATAGTTATTAAAATTAAAGTTATTACCCAATAAGCCCAAGTATTAGGGTTTATTGGCAAAGAAGAATTAACTATTATAGGAATTGCAACATAAAGGAAAAAGGCTCTGTGCGCAACTAAAGAACTGATAACAAACGCCTTAAATCTTTGCCTAAAAGCCTGATAAACAACCTTTTCATCAAAAGCAATTGCAGGATATTCAATAAAATGTGCCACCATTCGCACAATTAAACTACCTGTAACCGCATTGTTAATAATTTGTGCTAGATAAAAGAAAATAATAATAGCAAGAATTATTTCAAGCCTATGAAATGCTGGAATTAGCATTCCCATAAAAAATGCTACAATCCCAAATATCATTGGGCTATAACCAAGAAAAGCTACACGAACAAAAGGAAAAAAATGCTCGCTATATAAACTAATTGCCTGACGCAAGAATGCACTTTCCCCACTAGCGTTGGCTCGAAATGCTGCTGCAAATGCCATTGCATCGGGCGGACGATCTTTTGGATCTTTTGCCAATGCTGACATAACTAAATTGGCTATGGGTTCAGAAATTAAAATATTTTTTTGTTGTAATGGTGGTGGTGGGGTAGTTGTATGATGAACCACTAAAGTATAAATATTACCTTGAAAAGGGGTTTCACCTGCTAGCATTTGGTAAATAATGACACCAAGGCTATAAATATCTGATCGTCCATCTAAGTTTTGTTCTCCGCTACATTGTTCAGGCGACATATAAAGCGGTGTTCCAAGCACATCCCCAACTTGTGTAAGGCTATTATCAGCATTAGTGCTATTGCTATCATTACTAGCTGTCAAGCGAGGCTGAATAATTTTTGTCTCGCTTTCGTGAGAATCTTCTTTTTCATTTTTCTGGGGTTGAAGCGTAAT
Coding sequences within:
- a CDS encoding HD domain-containing protein; its protein translation is MLVNHCLRTYTWGALLALRDGINYNREVFYIAALLHDISLTEKYWQKDPLTECFAVEGSKIAEDFLAKQALSDNLRHKVTEAISLHLNITVGLEFGAEAHLLHEGAAFDVIGNRFDELDKETIEKVVLLYPRPNFKSEIAALLSRQAEIRPKSRTGFFVKYLQFNQRVKQAPFQE
- a CDS encoding AAA family ATPase, whose amino-acid sequence is MPPHHIVFDISPLIEAAVMKALEKDPQARFQSITEFAAALKQAPKRNLRRTVGMFISLPLDKKSSPTPETELQQATQQALSFEHFVARKRERAKLRQAYEQASEGKAIALLIAGDAGIGKSQLLSQSLKEFQETGTLCFFGQFTNNVTPLWSLLNIKPYLQELLSDTSKFQEIFGSIAANVQEEILEISSKMPTAALFQPKVENRSEKSSELLAQVFLQLSQKQPIVIALDDLHLADEANLNFLIYLTSIATYKQILFLFTARSQELARPENMVANWLDRMSNQRQLQRLALGPLAASDVRQLIEKIFSPIVISDEAITKLVTATEGNPFYLTNLLRLMLSESQISWDGQQWITNSLMTIKVPETVARLIEVRLSFLPVEKRQVLEKASILGETFGFEVLRKFVGLDEDTLLKILDDCLRYGLIKEARIPEGVQQKTTITVLLNMYFIKCFMKNGLI
- a CDS encoding serine/threonine protein kinase, encoding MRECKQCRSCYDDSLEICPGDGEQLHYSLPISTIINDTYQLTNLLAHGSMGSVYRAEQQGLQRPVAIKILNPKLLTSNVARERFRREALAAASIKHPNIIAVYDFATTSNGLCYIVMELLEGQTLAQRLKVETKITVNEAVKITLEVCEALTQAHSRGMIHRDLKPSNIFLSQIGNDTVTKIIDFGLVKLKERTKKTLLQEL
- a CDS encoding site-specific DNA-methyltransferase; translation: MIDKYLNKIIKGDCIELFKLIPDESVDITFADPPFNLKKKYNSHKDSLIIQDYLDWCEQWIKETVRVTKPTGSIFLHNIPKWLTYYSSMLNKIADFKHWICWDAPTMPMGKTLQPSHYGMLYYAKDTKKNKFYEIRYPHKRCRKCNYLQKDYGGKKAALHPFGPLVSDVWTDIHRVKHNKYRDDHPCQLPLHLLERVILMSTDEGDIVFDPFSGTGTTAVAARRLGRNYLGFELDDEYANISMNKLTQESASSKIGNSWVSYFLSGIVTLRDKDWENISQYYLIPNTAKQVDCVEIKLKDIEQSCICPS
- a CDS encoding serine/threonine protein kinase, with product MFNSLQLIDEVLDGKYRIDKQLGQGGMGAVYLATHLGTKRLVALKVITPQFMSNTSFVERFKREAEAMGLLRHPNVVNISDFGFTTFRDDTLAYMVMEYLNGSNLGNLIKQKGKLPLELITDIVEQICLAIHTAHLQGIIHRDLKPDNIWLEPNGRGGYNVKILDFGLAKLRPNIPAGIINKPREKNPIKISLKTSSKTLVNTSLTESVTLANEITLQPQKNEKEDSHESETKIIQPRLTASNDSNSTNADNSLTQVGDVLGTPLYMSPEQCSGEQNLDGRSDIYSLGVIIYQMLAGETPFQGNIYTLVVHHTTTPPPPLQQKNILISEPIANLVMSALAKDPKDRPPDAMAFAAAFRANASGESAFLRQAISLYSEHFFPFVRVAFLGYSPMIFGIVAFFMGMLIPAFHRLEIILAIIIFFYLAQIINNAVTGSLIVRMVAHFIEYPAIAFDEKVVYQAFRQRFKAFVISSLVAHRAFFLYVAIPIIVNSSLPINPNTWAYWVITLILITITGLTLRKDFLAGKWLYSPVTLWENLEGQAALDRSKALVEKLEGSIGKIFPLFVFVMINVSILAIMLGWSFINHISYSRTSSDIAIEITTVSLGIILSIVICTLLCPIIGIGYALFYLKARQAGGEKTFSPNDIMI